TATCTAGAGAGGAAAAGAACTTGAACAGATACATGAAAACTGTCCTCAAGGAGGTGACGAGGGATGAGACTTTTCTTACTGGCTACAGTAAGTAAATCTAAAACTGATGAACTCACCTGAGACAGATTTCAccttagagcaaaaaaaaaaaattagtggaaCTGTCAGAAATGCTAAGATGATCCTGACTCGTGCCTTGTCATCAAGATGTTCAAGGCAAGGCAGGGATGGAACAGCTGGAAAGTGTGTCGAGCTGCGGTGTAGGTTATTTGGTCTTGGAGAGCTGTCTCGTTTCCACCTTGGGTTTCAGAGATTCTTTGTACTGGAATGGAAAACATGTATGGTAGTAAAGTTCCTTGGGGAATGGGTCTAGTTAATGAGAATTAGTAGTATTGTGGCAGGACGTTGGGCCATCTGAGAactttcataggaaaaaaaaaatcatgtacttattaaatataaaaaaattatttacttaataaaaatgaaataattgctGCACAAgtgaaatggagaaacagacatctgAGGACATATGTAGCTTATCAAGTTGTGGGTGTTGGTGTCATCTTTGAAGTGTTACTTCATGAGTGTAATATAATAGATATTGGCTGTCTATGAATATGTTCCCTTTTTGTGAGTTTGAAAGAAAAAGTTGAAGCTAATAGTTAATAATAGTGCTATGCATTATATGGCTCTCAGATTTGCATTGTGTCTCCATGTTGAATGAGGTAATAGAGGTAGTACCTTGGGGAAGAAACTCTGGGATTTAAGGTCAGGCCAGGGTTAGAGTCCTTGCTCTGTTGTTACCATATAAAAGGAGGTTGCTAGGATGAAAAGCAACAATAATGCATTATAAACTGTAAAGCTATAAAAGCTACAGTGTTCAGGATTAATGGGAGTCAGGAATAGTAAGATGATGGACTAGCTGGGGTATTAAGGAAGTGTTCAAATGGATACTTGAGGGTGCATGCCAGGCTCTGTTCCTGTCACGAGGCTGTATCTGTGGAGAAGCTAGGTAGGGTTTGACCTCTGAACCTTACATTCCAATGTAAGAGACCACAGCTGAGGCAGATAGATAATTTCAGGCAGTAAGGCCAAGAAGAAAAGTTGGGTGTAGAATAGAAAGTGGGTAGGGATAGGGTGTTCAGAGTAGGTGACATGTGACTTTAAACCTAAAAGAGACAAGGGAGCAAATCATGCCATGGAACAGCCAGAAGACCACCAAGTTAGAATAAAGTATGTTAAACGATGGTTATGAAAACCGTTGTGTTAGGGCATAGAAGAGGCAGTTACACAGTGGCCAGAAAGAAAGGGTAAAATAGACCCCAaagaaatttagtttaaaattaaaatgtcctaTGTGCCAGCAGATGTAAGAAATCTTCAGAGGGGCTAGACTGATTCCATGAGGATGCTGAAGACAGGAACTGGAGTAGGGTGGGAGTGGGAGTAGTAGAAAGCGCATGGGTCCCAGTCTTGGCTCAGTGAAGACTTGTCAGGTCCACAGTGGGTTTATCATCTTGTTCAGATTTCATGTACTTACTCTACCACGTAGATGATGTGTATCTGTATGTGAAAGATCTTCTGGGTATGAATTAGTCCGTAAATTCTTGTGTGATTATATTTACAATCAGTTTTCCCATAGAAACAGTCATACCAATGTAGTTGGAAGTTCCCAGCTGACCACACGGCCCATAATTAACATGTCTGAAATATAATCTTTTGAGTACAGTACACCTAAATCACTGTTTGACACTGTTTTAGATTTCTAACATGAACGCAGCTGTTTTTACCAGAGCCCACACTGGAACCATGACTCCATTCTTCCGCGCAACGCAGCAGGGCAGGCTCCCAGTGCTTCTTGGATTCAGAGTGTGGGATTAGGTCCATGGTAGGGTGAGGTGGGAGCAGGATCAGAGTTTGGAGGACAGTGAGAAGAGATGGTGGGGATAGGGTGTTCACTTTTGTATGCCCATCTTCTCAAAAATCCAGAACCAGCAGCCCACAGATAACTGGAACAGGATTTTGAGGATTTGGTTAATGGTGGGGGGCAGTGATGAAACAGAGCTTTctatctcctcttcctctccccttccctagAATTTATAAGTTGGTGATAAATGGGCTGAAGAAGGTTTCTTATGACCTCCCTCACACTTCTTTTCAAGTGGTCCCACTCTCACTCTTGAGTGGAGATGAGAAGTGGAACTGGAGGAGTGCTGTATGAGGGGATAGCTGCTGGGGAGGGTTTCCAGTGGCCCGGGAGGGGACGGGAGGGATTCCCTGGTTCCTTCCAGGTCAGTGGCATTAGTGCTGTTCGCTGCTTCTGTGTGCTAAGGCTGCCTTCCCCACACAGTTCACTTCACAAGCCTTCATCCCCCTTGTGAGGGACGAGTTTCTGGTTGGGTGTTTCCTGCATTTTTCACATCCTACCTCTGTCTGAGATATATGGTCAGTatatcaaaataatgaaaacagactacaaaataatttttcaacaaaTGTGTACTCTGTTTTGAGACCTGGATTACAACTTAtgcttttggttgtttttttttttgtctcttttgtagaaaatacagtaatttgaaatgattttaaagtagtcatttttaaattttaattgttttctggGTTATTATATGCATCAGCCTATGGCAGGTACTCAATTATTAATGGTTATCATGATCAgtggaataaaagcaaaactttgGAAGGTATTAGcaaagaaaaagttaattttttggttctttaaaaatataatggtaGCATATGTCATAATGCTCTGATAAGGGTTTCCAAGAAAAGGCCATTCGTAACATACTTTTTTCTCTCACAGGAAGAATGCCAGCTGTGGAACAAGGAGCGCAGGCCGTacgacctcagcaggcactggggGGATGTGGCGATTCTACACAGAGGATTCACCAGGGCTCAAAGTGTAAGTCTTGGGAGCAGACCTGTGATTCTGTCCAGAATCACAGAGCCTTTCGGCAGCACTGTGTCTCTGCCACCAGTGGTGTTTGCTTTGATGAGATTGATCATACACAGCAGCTTTCTTTGTGCCAGGTGGACTGGGTTTGGTTTGTTCATGTACCAGCCAGTTACTTTAGGGCTCAGGATGACATCTGTTCATGAATTGAGTGAGAGCAAGGGGACACCTTCATGCAGCTCTGTCAAAATAAATGATGGGAACAGAGAGAACTGGAGGGAAAATGGCTTAATTAGATGAAATTGCTCTTCATTTGCTGTTCTTGTCCCACACTGAGAAATAGGACTAACCATTTGAATAGGAGCTGGGTGATTTTTCAAAGCTCTCCTGGAGGCATAAGCTGATATTATTACAGCCTAATGGGAGTTTCTGCATTAGGTTGTGCTGAAAAGTTCTTAGGCCTCCTTGCCTTTGGTGGGTGGTGATTGAACCCCTATCACTTTCCAAGTTCTTACGCCTCGGATTGCTCCCCATGCCTTACTCACTTCACTTTCTGGTACCTTATGGCAGACCTAATCCCACAGGTTTCTGACCAGGTAGACTCTAGGataccactctctctctctcagtgttagTCAAGTCTCAGagttagttatgtctgactctttgcgaccccatggactgtagcttgccaggctcctctgtccatggaattctccaggtaagaatactggagtgggttgccattcccttcacctggggatcttcccgacccaggaatcaaacctggctctcgcacattgtgggcagattctttaccatctgagtcaccagagaagcctatgGATACGACTTACAGCTATTTCCTGACTAAATTCAGTGGATGAGGAATTGGAATAATGTCAGCAACTCTCATTTGTATAGCACCTCAGGTTCAGAAGCTCAGGTTCAGGGAGGCAAAGCTACTTGTCGAAGACAAACAGCCAGCCGGAGATGGAACCAGCTCTTCTGACCATTAGATTCCATGCCACCTGTTTGGCAGCGCAGAAGACAAAACTCAGCTTTATTTGGGTTAGTTTGTTTAACTGGACCAGTAGCTTGACCTGGATCACAAATTTAATTTAGGAAGACTTCCCTAAAATTCTTGAGATTTGGTTttatcgatttttttttttttttctgttataatgAAGACTTGTAAGGTgagaatttattttaaggaagtAATTCTTGAGGTTGGAGATATGTGAGTTGGCACCAAACGGACAACCTCCTGGTCCTTGATAGAGGTAATTTTTCTGAGCATTTCAGAGAGAAAGTTTGAAACTAGTTGCTCTTCAGGGTATCCTGGGAACAACATTTTAACCCTTCTCGAGGTGGTAAAGCAGCTGTCCTCACGTGGGTGAGTCTGACTCATACTTGCTTTGGGCTCTTGTGCAGTGGGGCTTGCTGCTGCTGTGAGTCCTCCCAGGAAGCGATAGAAGCCATTCCTTTGAAGTGTCATAAACCACAGTATTGTCATACCACACAGAGAGGTTTGTGGTGAAAGGACACAGATACACATCTTGGAGCTTGTTAGCTCTTCCTGGGAGTTAGAAATTTTTTCAGGTTGATAATGATAGCATTTCCGGGGAGCTTACTAGCAGCCTGACTGAtgtgtgaatatatttaatagcTCAGCAACCCTATGAGAGAGATGCTATGAttgtccccactttacagatgaggaaactgaggcttggagaaggtGAATCACAGGGCCACAGTCACAGCTTGTGAGGGCCAGAGCTGGTTTCCAGACTCTAGCGCCTGGACTGTGAGCGCTGCACTCTCAGCTTCATGCTCTCTGGCTGATGTTGCTGTCACGGTGCTTCATAGTGAGGGAGTGTGATCCAGTGCATGGTGATGATGATGTCTTCCTTTGGACTTTTAAATTTGCTTACTCTTATAATTGTACAAATTTTGGAAGAACAACGTGGTGTACCAAGGACTTGGATCCCTGTGCATTGAGTATTGTCCACTAGTAGATTGACTGTTAACCTGCTGTTCCGCTGGGTTATTCTACTGCCTTAATTATAAAGATTCCTGGGGTCTTTGTCCACCCCCAGGTATATCTGGGAGGTGAAGTGACATCTTGAATTTACCAAAACTGGTGTTGGCAAGAAGAGTCAAAAAGGTGAAGCCCGTAACCTTTGACTGAAGTCAACATTCACAGGTTGTGTAAAATCAAGGAATTTTATCTTTAAGAAACCCATGTACTAATTCTTAACGTGGAAAACATTTGATTTAGAGAAGGGCTGATGAGTAAAATCTGTTGATACTTCCTTTCTTTAtggtaaactgctgctgctgctgctgagtcgcttcagtcgtgtccgactctgtgtgaccccatagacggcagcccaccaggctcccccgtccctgggattctccaggcaagaacactggagtgggttccctttccttctccaatgcatgaaagtgaaaagtgaaagtgaagtcactcagtcgtgtccgactctttgcgaccccatggactgcagcctaccaggctcctccgtccatgggattttccaggcaagagtactggagtgggttgccattgccttctccttatggTAAACTAATAGAAGTCAAACTTTTTATGTTGCCTAGAATGTTTGGTTCCTTAAATATGGGAACCTTAAAGCAGTAAAATGAGCAGTGTATGGAATCAGAAAAGCTGAGTTCAGATCCCTCCTTTCCATTCTGGCTGTTTTCTGAGGCAAGTaataatctctctgagccttactTTTTCTTCCTTATGAAATGAGATGAATATTTGTTTCACCTGTGTCTTGAGTTTGTTGATCATATGggatcatatatttaaaaatacttcatgacTTATAATGTGATATTCATCTTTGTATGCCTATTTTATTATAGTAAGACAATGAAGGTTATCtttattaatttgaaataataGTTTGATAATTGGCTCATTTGCACTTAAAGAAtttgggaaaatttttaaattactttttattatggaaaatatcAAATGCACGAAATCAGAGAGACTAGTATCTCTAACACAGATCCTTTTATCTGTGTATATTTTAGTATGTCTTATTAAAAGATAAGGATTCCTCCTTTCTAAATAATCACAATGCTGTCACCACACCCTCAAAATATCCAGAGTAAtaatttttggaatattttttaacGATCTAAATTATATTCTTCGATGGATCTTGGGTGCTTTCCCCTCCCTTTTCCTCTAGGCAGTCTTTAATATTACAGATATTATAATGTATTACTACTGAAACTAAGCATgccttcttttcttatttccagGGGCCCTGTTCCAGTATTGGTTATGAGTCTTCTGTTCATCGCTTCTGTATTTATGTTGCACATTTGGGGCAAGTACACTCGTTCATAGATTTGGCTACATCCATCTGTCTGTCatctgaagaagaaaggaaaaaatcccAACATATTTTGGACCAAAAACATAGTGATTTTCTGTTCATGAGGAACAAATTTTCTGCAAGCTTACTGTTTTACAGGGAACTTAATGAGAATTAAAGAATCGATTTTTTTTCTATGGCTAATaaactttttaattcatttataccAAGTCTCTTTGCTGATGCCTGACTGCTAGGGCACTTAGTCACTCTGCCTTTAGATTTACAAGTAAATATGTAGAAATTGTTttgtgtagaattttttttttggttggattGACAGTTTCTTACATGACCATGTAGTCATTCAAATCCAAGATGCTGTAATTGGCCTTGGCTTGTTTTCTTCTAGGTATTTCCGTCCTGATGATTGTCATTTTGAGTGTTCTGTGGTTTTCAAGGAGTGTGCCTATGACTCCATCAGGCATATCTGTGTTCAGAGGCAGCTGGTACCCAACGGAATCATCATAGAAATCATCCAGAAATCTTGGATGAAATGTTTGCTCATTCTGTTCTTTGTCTCTAAAACCACAGataatatttttgccttttctttctttcagttcttaATTCTGTGAGTTTAGATGAGGGGTTTCAATCTATTTTATCACTTATCGAAAACCCcttttgaaataattcatttGGTAAATCGGatttcttatataaaattttgtttcattttgaaaattaaagaccTTAATAATCAGTGTGAGATACCAGAATTTCTAAACTGAGTCGTTATAATtctaaccaaaaataaaaaattttgaagtGTCACTTAGCATATTTTGCCTTCTGGCTATGAGCATTCAGTTTCTGATAGACCCTAGGAAATACCAAGAGTAGCTCAAAGGTGTACACTCTGAGTCTAGGACTCTAAGCCAGAATTTCTAAAGATTAAGAGATCATGTAAAACACACTAGTTGTCCAGCAGAATCACAAAATGATGAAGAGgtgtattagttttaaaaaactggTAATTTGGAAAGCATCTTTCTCTAAgcctattaaaaatttttttagaagagGTAAGCAGTTTCATAAGTGTTTTCCTTAAATCCTGGCTGAAAGTAATTTCAGGTCCAAAGTGCTAAATTTAAGTGGTGAAAGTGTGTATCTTTAAATATGACTTCCTCAGGCAGTGCATGGGTGAGTGTGaattccaaggtggctcagtggttagaatccacctgctaatgcagaagacacaggagacaatgggtttgatccctgggttgggaagatccctggaaaagggaatgggaacccattccagcattcttgcctgggaaatcccgtggacagaggagcctgacaggccctcctagtccatggggttgcaaagagtcagacatgactgagtatgtaCGCATGCATACTATTGTAAATCCTAACAAATGgcaaattggggaaaaaaataatgaaaagctgATTCCTTCTTATCTTGGGAATTGATTATTGCACAAAATAAGCATCTTCAGTTTGAAAGTAAGGAAAAAGTCTCAATTTCATttggaagaaattaaagatgatagTATCTATagtggaattttctttttctggtattCATGTTGACAGTACCATTAACGGTTAAAAGTCACACatttaatttggaaaa
This is a stretch of genomic DNA from Bos javanicus breed banteng chromosome 8, ARS-OSU_banteng_1.0, whole genome shotgun sequence. It encodes these proteins:
- the SEC61B gene encoding protein transport protein Sec61 subunit beta encodes the protein MPGPAPSGTNVGSSGRSPSKAVAARAAGSTVRQRKNASCGTRSAGRTTSAGTGGMWRFYTEDSPGLKVGPVPVLVMSLLFIASVFMLHIWGKYTRS